One genomic segment of Aquipluma nitroreducens includes these proteins:
- a CDS encoding glycoside hydrolase family 9 protein → MRTIASFIFVLLVLFSTSVLSQNQNICLNSLGFLPQASKKASIIGETKSFVIKQADSQTVVFQGKVSTPVFQKDVNQNVGLADFSSFSKNGKYYLETPEGTKSVVFEISPNVYNQAFYTSMRGFYLWRCGTAVEGNHDGHLFSHLPCHLDDGYEDFQGKPDQRRNGTGGWHDAGDYGKYVVNAGITVGMMFMAWDQFQNNLKKFSLDLPETAPEFPDFLKELKWETDWLLTMQYTDGSGKVSHKLTRKNFEPFCKPEEDKEKRYFTDWSSAAVADFVAMMAQASRYFEPYDKAYSQKCLDAATLSYKFLKENPEDKVFVQGEFQTGGYQTEDKDDRLWAAAEMWETTGNAEYLKDFERRASSENFKIDEDWDWGDVSNLGMFEYALSAKAGKNPEILKIIKKNIIDVANQIAFNASSDVYGRPLSRYYWGCNGTIARQVLNLQVAHKISPKKIYTQTSQDAISHIFGRNYYNRSFVTGLGINPPMNPHDRRSGSDNEIQPWPGYIVGGGHSAKGWKDVQEDYSTNEIAINWQGALVYALAGFVGK, encoded by the coding sequence ATGAGAACAATTGCATCGTTCATTTTTGTACTTCTGGTTCTTTTCAGCACTTCTGTTTTATCTCAAAACCAGAATATTTGCCTGAATTCACTAGGATTTTTGCCACAAGCATCAAAAAAAGCATCCATAATTGGAGAAACTAAATCGTTTGTAATTAAGCAAGCCGATAGCCAGACTGTGGTCTTTCAAGGAAAAGTTTCAACTCCTGTTTTTCAGAAAGATGTAAACCAAAATGTTGGACTTGCTGACTTTTCTTCATTCTCGAAAAATGGAAAGTATTACCTTGAAACTCCGGAAGGCACTAAATCAGTAGTTTTCGAGATCTCTCCCAACGTGTACAATCAGGCATTCTATACCAGTATGCGGGGTTTTTATCTGTGGCGATGTGGTACTGCAGTTGAAGGAAACCATGATGGACATCTCTTTTCTCACTTGCCCTGTCATTTGGATGATGGATATGAAGATTTTCAGGGGAAACCCGACCAACGCCGCAATGGAACTGGTGGCTGGCACGATGCCGGCGACTATGGCAAATATGTTGTAAATGCTGGCATAACCGTTGGCATGATGTTTATGGCCTGGGACCAGTTTCAAAATAACCTAAAGAAATTTTCACTTGATCTACCCGAAACTGCTCCCGAATTTCCTGACTTTCTGAAAGAATTGAAATGGGAAACCGACTGGTTATTGACCATGCAATACACCGATGGTTCAGGAAAAGTATCGCATAAACTGACACGGAAAAATTTCGAACCGTTCTGCAAACCTGAAGAAGACAAAGAAAAAAGATATTTTACCGATTGGAGTTCAGCCGCAGTGGCCGATTTTGTGGCCATGATGGCTCAGGCTTCCCGGTATTTCGAACCCTACGACAAAGCTTATTCTCAAAAATGTTTGGATGCCGCGACATTAAGCTACAAGTTTCTGAAAGAAAATCCAGAGGATAAAGTATTTGTTCAGGGTGAGTTTCAAACTGGTGGATACCAAACTGAGGATAAAGACGACCGGCTTTGGGCTGCTGCCGAAATGTGGGAAACAACAGGAAATGCTGAATATTTAAAGGACTTTGAGAGACGAGCGTCATCTGAAAACTTCAAAATTGATGAAGATTGGGATTGGGGCGATGTGTCAAATCTGGGAATGTTCGAATACGCCCTTTCAGCAAAAGCCGGGAAAAATCCGGAGATTCTGAAAATCATCAAAAAAAACATCATTGACGTGGCTAATCAAATTGCATTTAATGCTTCATCTGACGTGTACGGAAGGCCATTAAGCCGATATTACTGGGGATGTAACGGAACTATTGCCCGTCAGGTTTTAAACCTTCAGGTGGCGCATAAAATCTCACCTAAGAAAATTTACACTCAAACTTCTCAGGACGCTATTTCGCACATCTTCGGGCGTAATTATTACAATCGTTCGTTTGTAACCGGGCTCGGGATCAATCCGCCAATGAACCCACACGACAGGCGCTCTGGTTCGGATAATGAAATCCAGCCCTGGCCTGGTTATATTGTTGGAGGTGGCCATTCGGCTAAAGGCTGGAAGGATGTACAGGAAGACTATTCGACCAATGAAATTGCCATCAACTGGCAAGGTGCGCTGGTATATGCACTGGCCGGTTTTGTCGGAAAATAG
- a CDS encoding SpoIIE family protein phosphatase, whose protein sequence is MSDDYHIEVDLHQLNRHGQVVCGDVFHSKQIRAEGRSILVLSDGIGHGVKANVLATLTASMALNYASFHTKPEVAANIFMRALPKSIDGKESYATFTIIEIEDTGMVRIINYDNPRSILFRKGQMFNPKEIEIPIRGDENAGKILRIREFTPLLEDRIIFMTDGITQSGLGSSRFPTGWGLNDIVRFAENQIARDYEISATKLSRKILNQASMNDSFEIRDDASCGVIYFRQPREFMLITGPPFYKIKDVDFVKRIKDFPGKKIICGGTTAEIIARELNIDINIQHRFSEKSLPPAAKMEGFEIVTEGILTLGRVEEILENYNSDMRLGDSPPEEVVKLLTQHDIIHIIVGTRINWAHQDPDQPIELEIRKFVVKRIVRLLEARFFKKVTVELV, encoded by the coding sequence ATGAGTGATGACTATCATATAGAAGTCGATTTGCATCAACTAAACAGGCACGGACAGGTTGTTTGCGGAGATGTTTTTCATTCGAAACAAATCAGGGCTGAAGGTCGCTCCATTCTGGTACTTTCCGATGGAATTGGTCATGGAGTAAAAGCAAATGTACTGGCAACGCTAACAGCATCAATGGCTTTAAATTACGCTTCGTTCCACACCAAGCCCGAAGTTGCTGCTAATATTTTCATGCGCGCTTTACCTAAAAGTATCGACGGCAAGGAGAGCTATGCCACTTTTACAATCATTGAAATTGAAGACACCGGGATGGTTCGCATTATTAATTATGACAATCCCCGCTCAATCCTTTTCAGAAAAGGACAAATGTTTAACCCAAAAGAAATTGAAATTCCGATCAGAGGTGACGAAAACGCAGGAAAAATTTTGAGGATCAGGGAATTTACTCCTTTGCTTGAAGACCGGATTATTTTCATGACTGATGGCATCACCCAGTCAGGACTGGGAAGCTCCAGATTTCCAACAGGATGGGGACTTAACGACATTGTCCGATTTGCAGAAAATCAAATTGCCCGGGACTACGAAATTTCGGCCACCAAACTTTCCCGAAAAATTTTAAACCAGGCCTCCATGAACGATTCGTTTGAAATTCGCGACGATGCGAGTTGTGGAGTTATTTATTTCAGGCAACCCCGCGAATTTATGCTCATCACAGGTCCGCCATTCTACAAAATAAAAGATGTCGACTTTGTTAAACGGATCAAAGATTTCCCGGGAAAGAAAATTATTTGTGGGGGTACAACAGCCGAGATCATTGCGCGTGAGCTGAATATTGACATCAACATACAGCATCGTTTCTCCGAAAAATCGTTACCCCCGGCGGCTAAGATGGAAGGCTTTGAAATCGTGACTGAAGGAATTTTGACATTGGGGAGAGTTGAAGAAATTCTGGAGAATTACAACAGCGACATGCGTCTGGGCGACAGCCCTCCGGAAGAAGTGGTGAAACTACTTACCCAACACGACATCATTCACATCATTGTGGGAACCCGCATCAACTGGGCACATCAGGATCCAGATCAACCCATTGAACTTGAAATTCGTAAATTCGTTGTAAAACGAATAGTGAGATTGCTTGAGGCACGATTTTTTAAAAAGGTTACCGTTGAGTTGGTGTAA